CTAATAGAATTTGCTTTCTCTCATCAATCGTTTCATCACCAATCATACTCAGCCTAACGATTTCCTTAATCTCTTCTAATGGCATATTTGTATCTTTTAAACATACAAC
The sequence above is a segment of the Tissierellales bacterium genome. Coding sequences within it:
- a CDS encoding MerR family DNA-binding protein, producing the protein VVCLKDTNMPLEEIKEIVRLSMIGDETIDERKQILLEHRKKIQNQIELLKKSMAKVDKKIAFYDGAETC